CCGTCCGCCGGCGCCGTCCTGAACGCTCTCGCGGGGTATCCGGCAATTGAATCGGTGTGCCACCGAGGCGGCCCACCGATCGAATGCTCATGGGGTGGGCGCGAACGCGAGGACAGTCGTCTCGTATCGCGCCAGCCGGTGGTAACGGATCTGGGTATATAAATACCCTGCATCCGCGTGGGAAAAGTACCACCTCGAACCCGCGACGACGTGGCGCTCACCGTCGACACAGCGAGTCCCGTCGGGCCCGGATGGAGACCGACGTTCCGGGACCGCGATCGATAGTCACACGTAACGGGAGTGAGGTACTTACAGGTCCATGCCGCCGTTGACGTCGAGGACCTCGCCCGTGATGTAGGAGGCCTCGTCGCTGGCGACGAACCGGACGACAGAGGCGACCTCCTCGACCGTCGCGAACCGGCCGAGCGGGATCTCCTCGCGGATCTTGTTCTGTACCCGTTCGGGGATGCCGGTGACCATCTCGGTCGCGGTGAACCCTGGCGCGACGCAGTTCGCGGTCGACCCACTCTTCGCGAGTTCGAGCGCGAGCGTGCGCGTGAGCCCGAACATCCCGCTCTTGGCCGCGGCGTAGTTCGCCTGTCCGAGGTTGCCCTGTTTGCCGACGACCGACGAGATGTTGATCAGCCGGCCGTGCTCGGCCGCCTTGATGTCGTCGAAGAAGGCCTTCGAACAGACGAACGCCCCGGTGAGGTCGACCTCGATCACGCGGTCCCACTCCGCCCGCGTCATCTCCTCGAACAGCGTATCGACGTTGATACCCGCGTTGTTCACGAGTACGTCGACGGGGCCGAACGCGTCGTGGATCTCCTCGCGCATCGCGTCGATCTCCTCCTCGTCGGTGACGTCGGCCTGCGAGGCGATCGCCTCCCCGCCCGCGTCCGTGATGTCTGCCACGACGTTCTCCGCCGCGGCGGCCGACGCCCGGTAGTTGACGACGACCTGTGCGCCCTCGGCGGCCAGCTCCTCTGCGATCCCTCTGCCGATTCCTCGCGACGATCCAGTGATCAAGCACGTACGATTGTCGAGTCCCATGTGTCTCCCCGGACCGGGCGGCCCGATCCGATACCCGACATGGGCTACGCTCCCCCATTAAGATACGTGGTGGATCGAAGGCCGAAACGAGATCGGAGAGCCGTCGTCAGTCGGAGACCTGGTCGTTCGCCTGGTCGACCCAGCGCTCGACGCGCGAGGCCCCGACGTCGATCTCGTCGGCGAGCGCGTCGGCGTCCGCATCGGCCAGGTCGGCGAGCTCCTCGATGCCCACCTCGGCGAGGCGGTCTGCGTAGGAGGGGCCGATCCCGTCGATCCGCTCGAGGCCCTCTTCGTCGACGTCGGAGAGCATCGACTGGGAGTCCCCGTCCTCGGCCGCGTCGGCCGCGCCGGACGTCTCGTCGAGTTCGCCGTCCTCGGGGGCGGTCTCGTCGCCAGCGGGGTCCTGGGCGTGTGCGGCCTCCGGCTCCTCGTCGTCTGCCTCCGCCTCGCCCTCCGCGTCGACGTCCTCCTCGACCGCGGAGCGTTCGGCGTACCATTCACAGACCTCGGGCCAGAGCTGTTCGTGCGAACGCGAGGAGACCGACAGCCCGATGTGGCCCGTCGGGAACTCGATCGCGGTCGTGTCCTCGCTCGCGACGAGGTCGTTGAACGAGGTGCTCGCCTCCGGCGGGATCAGGTGGTCGTACTCGCCGACGATCTGGAGGATCGGCATCTCGATCTTCCCCAGGTCGATATGCTGGTCGCCGAGGTAGAGCTCGTTCTCCGCGAGCTTGTTTTCCTGGTAGATCTCCTCTAAGAACTGGCGGTAGGTCGTGCCCGAGACGTCGATCCCGTCGCTGACCCAGCGCTCCATGCGCGCGAAGTTCTCGACGAACTCCTCGTTCTCGATGTTGTCGTAGAGCCTGACGTACTTCGAGACGAGGTTCTCGACCGGCTCCATCAGCGCGAAGCCGGCGTCGAGGAAGTCTGCGGGCGCGTTGTGGAACGTCTCGACGACCTTCTCGGGGGAGTAGTGCTCCTCGTCACCCCAGAGCTCGAGCAGCCCGCCGTCGCCGGCGAAACAGAGCCCGGCGGCCATCAGGCCGAGGTTCCGGACCTTCTCGGGGTGGAGCGCGGCGTACATCACGCTCATCGTCCCGCCCATGCAGTAGCCGAGGACGTTGATCGAGTCCTGGCCCGAGCGCTCTCTGACGACGTCGACGCAGTTGTCCATGTAGCGGTCGACGTAGTCCTCGAGCGTGAGGTTCGCGTCCATCAGCGACGGCTCGTTCCAGTCGATCAGGTAG
This region of Halalkalicoccus sp. CGA53 genomic DNA includes:
- a CDS encoding beta-ketoacyl-ACP reductase, whose product is MGLDNRTCLITGSSRGIGRGIAEELAAEGAQVVVNYRASAAAAENVVADITDAGGEAIASQADVTDEEEIDAMREEIHDAFGPVDVLVNNAGINVDTLFEEMTRAEWDRVIEVDLTGAFVCSKAFFDDIKAAEHGRLINISSVVGKQGNLGQANYAAAKSGMFGLTRTLALELAKSGSTANCVAPGFTATEMVTGIPERVQNKIREEIPLGRFATVEEVASVVRFVASDEASYITGEVLDVNGGMDL
- a CDS encoding PHA/PHB synthase family protein, with the protein product MTVNPFITSLDLYRQGWTAAAEAVEKGTVAPDRAETMGDVEIAGTPNEVVYEENKLELRHYEAQTDEQHDVPILIVYALINKPTILDLQPDRSVVRTLLEQGFDVYLIDWNEPSLMDANLTLEDYVDRYMDNCVDVVRERSGQDSINVLGYCMGGTMSVMYAALHPEKVRNLGLMAAGLCFAGDGGLLELWGDEEHYSPEKVVETFHNAPADFLDAGFALMEPVENLVSKYVRLYDNIENEEFVENFARMERWVSDGIDVSGTTYRQFLEEIYQENKLAENELYLGDQHIDLGKIEMPILQIVGEYDHLIPPEASTSFNDLVASEDTTAIEFPTGHIGLSVSSRSHEQLWPEVCEWYAERSAVEEDVDAEGEAEADDEEPEAAHAQDPAGDETAPEDGELDETSGAADAAEDGDSQSMLSDVDEEGLERIDGIGPSYADRLAEVGIEELADLADADADALADEIDVGASRVERWVDQANDQVSD